The following are encoded in a window of Castanea sativa cultivar Marrone di Chiusa Pesio chromosome 5, ASM4071231v1 genomic DNA:
- the LOC142636194 gene encoding putative F-box protein At1g49610 isoform X1: MEAEAEAERSSTSSEDISVSSYDSSLVKNPNSEEEQREEEEQSDCNDYEDVHQAKRRKYVAVFRDSDDEDRISDLSDSIILSILAFLPTKDAIKTGVLSKRWVQLWTSIPSLSFSDAGYFKNAKVFASNVDSALLLHSAPKLSNFLLEFWYNSQFKTRVDDWVRFATAAKVDQLSLKLSSNHYKNSEAYVLPEDLYANEFVSEFEFCFCKIFPTGVVNWSSLKRLCIGYTALPEEAIAKVLMGSPKLEYLELCNCCQVKLLGIVSDSLRKLVIKDHLRHSYFPAVELEIVAPKIESLEILGNFDRNKCRIKDVSALVEAKLDFHMSMGCRCKKEDACKEYQDIVRGLLESVHHVKELTVGPWCLMVLSIMSVKHRPFPSLKCKRLTVKTSMKKWDFLGIASLLQSSPYVETLVMDIKSPDNSGSEFLGRRYFHTRKFNEVSHWKSKKIRFKSLLQYLKTVKICGCVERLFHRKEVFISVVQFLLKNAKVLEKMVISEALVTQNQHMVHEFRQLAQKLISFPKSSPQVMVMSCSHISKII, from the exons ATGGAGGCAGAGGCAGAAGCAGAACGAAGCTCAACTTCCAGCGAAGACATCAGCGTCTCCTCCTACGATTCCAGCCTCGTGAAAAACCCCAATTCCGAAGAAgaacaaagagaagaagaggaacaGAGTGACTGTAACGATTACGAAGATGTTCACCAAGCTAAGCGTCGCAAATATGTGGCAGTGTTCAGAGACAGCGACGATGAAGATCGAATCAGCGATTTATCGGACTCGATCATCCTCAGCATCCTCGCGTTCTTGCCCACGAAAGACGCTATCAAAACCGGCGTTTTGTCGAAAAGATGGGTTCAGCTTTGGACCTCTATTCCTTCTCTCAGTTTCAGCGACGCTGGTTATTTCAAGAACGCTAAAGTTTTCGCCTCTAATGTGGATAGTGCTTTACTCCTACACAGTGCTCCGAAGCTCTCGAATTTCTTGCTCGAATTCTGGTACAATTCACAGTTTAAGACTCGAGTCGATGACTGGGTTCGTTTCGCCACAGCTGCGAAGGTAGACCAACTCAGTCTTAAATTGTCATCGAATCATTATAAGAATTCTGAGGCATATGTATTGCCTGAGGATCTTTATGCCAATGAATTTGTTTCTGAATTCGAATTTtgtttctgcaaaattttcccAACTGGGGTTGTGAATTGGAGTTCACTCAAGCGATTGTGCATTGGGTACACGGCTTTGCCTGAAGAGGCGATAGCGAAAGTGCTGATGGGTAGTCCTAAACTTGAATACTTGGAATTGTGTAATTGTTGTCAGGTTAAACTGTTGGGCATAGTTTCTGATAGTCTGAGAAAATTGGTAATAAAAGACCATTTGCGACATTCGTATTTCCCTGCAGTGGAGTTGGAAATTGTGGCTCCGAAGATTGAGTCATTGGAAATTCTGGGAAACTTTGATAGAAATAAGTGTCGGATCAAAGACGTGTCGGCATTGGTTGAGGCTAAACTTGATTTCCACATGTCTATGGGTTGTAGATGTAAAAAGGAAGATGCTTGTAAGGAGTATCAAGACATTGTGAGGGGACTTCTTGAGAGTGTGCATCATGTCAAAGAGCTTACTGTTGGCCCATGGTGTCTCATG GTTCTATCTATAATGTCAGTGAAACATCGGCCTTTTCCATCTTTGAAGTGCAAACGTTTAACGGTGAAAACAAGCATGAAGAAATGGGACTTCCTTGGCATTGCAAGCCTGCTTCAAAGTTCGCCATATGTTGAGACATTGGTTATGGACATCAAATCCCCCGACAACTCAGGGTCAGAG TTTCTAGGAAGACGCTACTTCCACACTCGCAAGTTTAATGAAGTGAGCCAttggaaatcaaagaaaatccGTTTCAAGTCTTTGCTGCAGTACCTCAAAACAGTCAAGATTTGTGGTTGTGTAGAAAGGTTGTTCCACAGAAAGGAAGTATTCATTTCAGTTGTACAATTTCTGCTCAAGAATGCAAAGGTGCTGGAAAAGATGGTTATCAGTGAAGCATTGGTAACTCAAAACCAGCATATGGTACATGAATTTCGACAACTGGCTCAAAAGTTAATTAGCTTCCCCAAATCCTCTCCTCAAGTAATGGTCATGTCATGTTCCCATATCAGTAAAATCATATAA
- the LOC142636194 gene encoding putative F-box protein At1g49610 isoform X2 → MEAEAEAERSSTSSEDISVSSYDSSLVKNPNSEEEQREEEEQSDCNDYEDVHQAKRRKYVAVFRDSDDEDRISDLSDSIILSILAFLPTKDAIKTGVLSKRWVQLWTSIPSLSFSDAGYFKNAKVFASNVDSALLLHSAPKLSNFLLEFWYNSQFKTRVDDWVRFATAAKVDQLSLKLSSNHYKNSEAYVLPEDLYANEFVSEFEFCFCKIFPTGVVNWSSLKRLCIGYTALPEEAIAKVLMGSPKLEYLELCNCCQVKLLGIVSDSLRKLVIKDHLRHSYFPAVELEIVAPKIESLEILGNFDRNKCRIKDVSALVEAKLDFHMSMGCRCKKEDACKEYQDIVRGLLESVHHVKELTVGPWCLMVLSIMSVKHRPFPSLKCKRLTVKTSMKKWDFLGIASLLQSSPYVETLVMDIKSPDNSGSEFNVSNCFWSHLKELGALAPFNFLA, encoded by the exons ATGGAGGCAGAGGCAGAAGCAGAACGAAGCTCAACTTCCAGCGAAGACATCAGCGTCTCCTCCTACGATTCCAGCCTCGTGAAAAACCCCAATTCCGAAGAAgaacaaagagaagaagaggaacaGAGTGACTGTAACGATTACGAAGATGTTCACCAAGCTAAGCGTCGCAAATATGTGGCAGTGTTCAGAGACAGCGACGATGAAGATCGAATCAGCGATTTATCGGACTCGATCATCCTCAGCATCCTCGCGTTCTTGCCCACGAAAGACGCTATCAAAACCGGCGTTTTGTCGAAAAGATGGGTTCAGCTTTGGACCTCTATTCCTTCTCTCAGTTTCAGCGACGCTGGTTATTTCAAGAACGCTAAAGTTTTCGCCTCTAATGTGGATAGTGCTTTACTCCTACACAGTGCTCCGAAGCTCTCGAATTTCTTGCTCGAATTCTGGTACAATTCACAGTTTAAGACTCGAGTCGATGACTGGGTTCGTTTCGCCACAGCTGCGAAGGTAGACCAACTCAGTCTTAAATTGTCATCGAATCATTATAAGAATTCTGAGGCATATGTATTGCCTGAGGATCTTTATGCCAATGAATTTGTTTCTGAATTCGAATTTtgtttctgcaaaattttcccAACTGGGGTTGTGAATTGGAGTTCACTCAAGCGATTGTGCATTGGGTACACGGCTTTGCCTGAAGAGGCGATAGCGAAAGTGCTGATGGGTAGTCCTAAACTTGAATACTTGGAATTGTGTAATTGTTGTCAGGTTAAACTGTTGGGCATAGTTTCTGATAGTCTGAGAAAATTGGTAATAAAAGACCATTTGCGACATTCGTATTTCCCTGCAGTGGAGTTGGAAATTGTGGCTCCGAAGATTGAGTCATTGGAAATTCTGGGAAACTTTGATAGAAATAAGTGTCGGATCAAAGACGTGTCGGCATTGGTTGAGGCTAAACTTGATTTCCACATGTCTATGGGTTGTAGATGTAAAAAGGAAGATGCTTGTAAGGAGTATCAAGACATTGTGAGGGGACTTCTTGAGAGTGTGCATCATGTCAAAGAGCTTACTGTTGGCCCATGGTGTCTCATG GTTCTATCTATAATGTCAGTGAAACATCGGCCTTTTCCATCTTTGAAGTGCAAACGTTTAACGGTGAAAACAAGCATGAAGAAATGGGACTTCCTTGGCATTGCAAGCCTGCTTCAAAGTTCGCCATATGTTGAGACATTGGTTATGGACATCAAATCCCCCGACAACTCAGGGTCAGAG tTCAATGTGTCAAACTGTTTTTGGAGTCACCTCAAGGAGCTTGGAGCCTTAGCCCCCTTTAATTTCTTGGCTTAA